One stretch of Astatotilapia calliptera chromosome 3, fAstCal1.2, whole genome shotgun sequence DNA includes these proteins:
- the LOC113018955 gene encoding uncharacterized protein LOC113018955 isoform X2 — MGATLLCELGLFLLCTLLCTGHAQDAVLTIQPSWSSFFTGEFVTFKCNMNKGKDSKWEYKINKNGREFIQYNTLKNYRLEIRSTGDSGEYQCSGRTKSSHKPKHSNTVSLTVLAHKPRATVKAGTTIIPVGGSVTLTCSVQSSDGWKYEWFRRTQRTSEGKIRDQQNRDIRVSEGGIYSCRGTRGNPVYYTDRSDEVTIEKTSDQPKSQITSDMRNIPVGGNVTLTCSVNSSSSSGWKYYWYRDENSSEPLIIQDGVFYPNGQISVSQEGLYRCRGGRGNPVYYTEDSQSVRIDKKVPEPERSSFLTWLIVGLLCGILLILLLLLLLLYVFKRSKDSFFVRTQNTNQNEIERQNSSPLQDDACFYESIKDCDDTQNAESGDFTYSLIELKNFTMKDDSQFYTQVYYNKAKSKRDKSPAATDEDVYSEIKPQTALDNEYLQ; from the exons ATGGGAGCCACTTTGCTCTGTGAGCTGGGCCTATTCT TGCTTTGTACACTTCTCTGCACTGGACACGCTCAAG ATGCTGTGCTAACTATTCAACCCAGCTGGTCCAGTTTTTTCACCGGGGAGTTTGTTACCTTCAAATGTAACATGAACAAAGGAAAAGACAGTAAATGGGAATACAAAATTAACAAGAATGGTCGAGAATTTATCCAGTACAACACACTGAAAAACTACAGATTAGAAATTAGATCTACTGGTGACAGTGGTGAATACCAGTGCTCAGGTCGGACAAAGAGCTCACATAAACCAAAGCACAGTAATACTGTCTCTCTAACTGTATTAG cACATAAACCCAGGGCCACAGTGAAAGCAGGAACAACAATCataccagtagggggcagtgtgacactgacctgctctgtgcagagctctgatggatggaaatatgagTGGTTCAGACGAACCCAAAGAACCTCTGAAGGTAAAATCAGAgatcaacaaaacagagatatCAGAGTATCTGAAGGAGGAATCTAcagctgcagaggaacaagaggaaacccagtttactacactgATAGAAGTGATGAAGTCACCATTGAGAAAACCT CAGATCAACCAAAGTCCCAAATAACATCTGATATGAGAAACATCCCAGTAGGAGGAAATGTgaccctgacctgctctgtgaactcatcatcatcatctggatggaaaTACTACTGGTACAGAGATGAGAACTCATCTGAACCTCTGATCATACAAGATGGAGTTTTCTACCCAAATGGACAAATCAGTGTCTCACAGGAAGGACTCTacaggtgcagaggaggaagaggaaacccagtttactacacagaggacagccaGTCAGTCAGGATTGATAAAAAGG TACCTGAGCCTGAACGATCTTCATTTCTCACCTGGTTGATTGTTGGACTCCTTTGTGGAATTTTactgattcttcttcttcttcttctgttgttgTATGTCTTCAAGCGGTCAAAGG ATTCATTCTTTGTCAG GACTCAGAACACAAATCAGAATGAAATTGAGAGACAAAACAGTTCTCCTCTCCAAG ATGATGCTTGTTTCTATGAATCAATCAAAGACTGCGACGACACACAAAATG CTGAATCTGGGGATTTCACATATTCTTTGATTGAGTTAAAAAACTTCACAATGAAAG ATGACAGCCAGTTCTACACACAGGTCTACTACAATAAAGCTAAATCCAAGAGAGACAAAT CTCCTGCAGCAACTGATGAAGACGTTTACTCTGAAATCAAACCACAAACAGCTCTTGATAATGAGTACCTTCAATAA
- the LOC113018955 gene encoding uncharacterized protein LOC113018955 isoform X1 produces MGATLLCELGLFLLCTLLCTGHAQDAVLTIQPSWSSFFTGEFVTFKCNMNKGKDSKWEYKINKNGREFIQYNTLKNYRLEIRSTGDSGEYQCSGRTKSSHKPKHSNTVSLTVLAHKPRATVKAGTTIIPVGGSVTLTCSVQSSDGWKYEWFRRTQRTSEGKIRDQQNRDIRVSEGGIYSCRGTRGNPVYYTDRSDEVTIEKTSDQPKSQITSDMRNIPVGGNVTLTCSVNSSSSSGWKYYWYRDENSSEPLIIQDGVFYPNGQISVSQEGLYRCRGGRGNPVYYTEDSQSVRIDKKAVPEPERSSFLTWLIVGLLCGILLILLLLLLLLYVFKRSKDSFFVRTQNTNQNEIERQNSSPLQDDACFYESIKDCDDTQNAESGDFTYSLIELKNFTMKDDSQFYTQVYYNKAKSKRDKSPAATDEDVYSEIKPQTALDNEYLQ; encoded by the exons ATGGGAGCCACTTTGCTCTGTGAGCTGGGCCTATTCT TGCTTTGTACACTTCTCTGCACTGGACACGCTCAAG ATGCTGTGCTAACTATTCAACCCAGCTGGTCCAGTTTTTTCACCGGGGAGTTTGTTACCTTCAAATGTAACATGAACAAAGGAAAAGACAGTAAATGGGAATACAAAATTAACAAGAATGGTCGAGAATTTATCCAGTACAACACACTGAAAAACTACAGATTAGAAATTAGATCTACTGGTGACAGTGGTGAATACCAGTGCTCAGGTCGGACAAAGAGCTCACATAAACCAAAGCACAGTAATACTGTCTCTCTAACTGTATTAG cACATAAACCCAGGGCCACAGTGAAAGCAGGAACAACAATCataccagtagggggcagtgtgacactgacctgctctgtgcagagctctgatggatggaaatatgagTGGTTCAGACGAACCCAAAGAACCTCTGAAGGTAAAATCAGAgatcaacaaaacagagatatCAGAGTATCTGAAGGAGGAATCTAcagctgcagaggaacaagaggaaacccagtttactacactgATAGAAGTGATGAAGTCACCATTGAGAAAACCT CAGATCAACCAAAGTCCCAAATAACATCTGATATGAGAAACATCCCAGTAGGAGGAAATGTgaccctgacctgctctgtgaactcatcatcatcatctggatggaaaTACTACTGGTACAGAGATGAGAACTCATCTGAACCTCTGATCATACAAGATGGAGTTTTCTACCCAAATGGACAAATCAGTGTCTCACAGGAAGGACTCTacaggtgcagaggaggaagaggaaacccagtttactacacagaggacagccaGTCAGTCAGGATTGATAAAAAGG CAGTACCTGAGCCTGAACGATCTTCATTTCTCACCTGGTTGATTGTTGGACTCCTTTGTGGAATTTTactgattcttcttcttcttcttctgttgttgTATGTCTTCAAGCGGTCAAAGG ATTCATTCTTTGTCAG GACTCAGAACACAAATCAGAATGAAATTGAGAGACAAAACAGTTCTCCTCTCCAAG ATGATGCTTGTTTCTATGAATCAATCAAAGACTGCGACGACACACAAAATG CTGAATCTGGGGATTTCACATATTCTTTGATTGAGTTAAAAAACTTCACAATGAAAG ATGACAGCCAGTTCTACACACAGGTCTACTACAATAAAGCTAAATCCAAGAGAGACAAAT CTCCTGCAGCAACTGATGAAGACGTTTACTCTGAAATCAAACCACAAACAGCTCTTGATAATGAGTACCTTCAATAA
- the LOC113018960 gene encoding uncharacterized protein LOC113018960 yields MFVSCATVSGFLWLRGRRGVFALDCVRNRKHTPHSLDDFKPELIQRCVSRLNAGDDPLEEHNENPLCEDVANEEDEEIGELPNLIEKHLAHLLLKLSSVEMKREVAIRCLKVYLKEKEEDLFREQLDGEQQFPEEVVKIVVTRRAAVSLKAVAKIVIEGTAVLEDLDVPRVCALMMGLIYTLNLSYPKQVKNTLEVFLELDGLKPVHG; encoded by the exons ATGTTCGTATCGTGCGCAACAGTTTCTGGATTCTTGTGGCTTCGTGGGAGAAGAGGTGTGTTTGCCCTCGACTGTGTTCG GAACCGAAAACACACTCCTCACTCATTGGATGACTTCAAGCCTGAGCTGATACAGCGGTGTGTCAGTCGTTTGAATGCAGGAGATGATCCTCTTGAGGAACATAATGAAAATCCATTGTGTGAAGATGTAGCaaatgaagaggatgaagaaatTGGGGAATTGCCTAATTTAATTGAGAAACATTTAGCCCACCTACTACTAAAACTG AGTTCGGTGGAAATGAAGAGAGAGGTCGCAATCCGTTGCCTGAAGGTGTAtctgaaagagaaggaagaggatCTCTTCAGAGAACAGCTG GATGGTGAACAACAGTTCCCAGAAGAAGTGGTAAAGATTGTAGTCACCAGACGTGCAGCAGTGTCTCTCAAAGCTGTCGCTAAAATTGTGATTGAAGGAACAGCAGTCCTGGAAGACCTTGATGTGCCCAGAGTGTGTGCCTTAATGATGGGGCTTATATACACTCTCAATCTGAGCTACCCAAAACAAGTAAAGAACACTCTAGAGGTATTTCTGGAACTTGATGGGCTTAAACCAGTCCACGGGTAA